CAGGCGTTATTAGGTAAAAAGTAACGCCGATGGGAACTGTTATACTGTCCAGAGTAAAAAACCCCGCTGCGCGGGGTTTTTATCAGACGGAAACTTAAGCCTGCGGCTGAGTTACTACGTCTTTGATGCCTTTAACTTCGATCTCTACGCGACGATCCGGTGCCAGGCAGTCGATCAGGGCAGCGCGAGCTTTCACGTTGTCACAGGTGTTGCCGGTAACCGGGTTAGATTCGCCCATGCCGCGTGCGGAGATTTTATTAGCCGGGATACCTTTGGAGATCAGGTAATCCACAACAGACTGAGCACGTTTTTCTGACAGGCCCTGGTTGTAAGCGTCAGAACCGATGCGGTCAGTGAAGCCCAGAACCACTACGGAACCGTCTTTCGGATCCAGGTTGCTCAGCTGGCTGTACAGCTGGTCCAGTGCCTGCTGACCTTCCGGTTTCAGGGTAGCTTTGTTGAAGTTAAACAGGACGTCAGACTTCAGAGTGAAGTGCTTGGTCTGTACTTCCGGCGCCGGCGCCGGGGCTGGAGCTACTACCGGAGCGGCTTCTTCCTGACCAAAACGGTAGGAAACACCTACGCTCAGCAAGCCGTTGTCCGGGCGAGTGCCGATGGTGTTAGCATCACCGATGTTGTTAGTCCACTGGTATTCCAGACGAGTTGCGATTTCAGGGGTGATAGCATACTCGATACCGCCCGCGAATACCGGGGAAACGCCAGTGTCGTGGTCTTTGGTAGAATAACCCGGTGCGTTAGACTTGGTATCTGCACGCCATACCATACCACCCAGACGAGTATAAACGTCCAGATCGTCAGTGATTGGATAACCCAGTTTAGCGGTCAGCTGAACACCCTGAGCTTTGTAAGCGCCATTGATGTTGTCGCCTTTGTACGGCATACGGCCTAACCAGTCGTAGCCCATTTCAAAGCCAACGTACGGGTTAACCTGATAACCACCAAAAGCGCCTGCGCCCAGTTGGTTTTCATGGGTTGGGCCATTGTTAGGAATGAAGCCAGTGTCATGGTACTGGGACCAGCCCAGCTTAGCACCAGCGTACCAGGTGTTATCTTTCGGAGCGGCCTGCGCTACGGTAGCGAAACCAGCCAGTGCCACTGCAATCGCGATAGCTGTCTTTTTCATTTTTTGCGCCTCGTTATCATCCAAAATACGCCATGAATATCTCCAACGAGATAACACGGTTAAATCCTTCACCGGGGGACCTGCTCAATAGTTACTCTACCGATATCTACGGCTTATGCCGAGCACCCCTGGCGATGTAAAGTCTACAACGTAGTTGGAAACTTACAAGTGTGAACTCCGTCAGACATGTGAAAAAAACATGCTGGACATACACATCATTTAACAGTTTCGGATGATAAATCAGACAGCAAAAATCGCGGAAACCGCTTCTGGCAAGCTTTCTCGCAAAAAAAACGTTAGTACTCAAAGGAGATGCGATCGCACAAAAAAAATTCCAGGATAAATCCTAATTTTACTTAATGATACAAATTAGAGTGAATTTTTAGCCCGGAATGCTGTCTCCTGGGTAACGAATGTGCGCTAACAGAGCGCATGATAAACCCTACCGCATTGCCTACATTCGCCGCCTCGACCAGGCTGGCATGTTCTTCTTCAGTAAGTTCTTCTGCCAGCCAGCCAATCACTACGCTGTAATTCCCTGTGCGCAGAGCGCGGATCATCGACGTCAGCGTATGTCGGGGCGCAAGCTGGCTAATTTGCATCACTTTCGTTAGTGGTAAACCTGCAGATTGCACCCATTCGCGGCTGAGTTTTTGCTGTGGTGTGAGCCATAGCTGCCAGCGTGATTGTTGGCCTAACTGCCGGAGCAGAGGCAAAAGCAGGAGTTGCGCCATCATGGGCTGGTCTTCCCGATAGACAACTTCACTAACAAGTCCGGCGGCGACATTTTCTGTGGTAGCGCGCGCGGCGTTGTGTGTGGTGGTAGGAAATGACGAAGAACGATTTGCATAACCTGAAGTGTACATAATCAATCCAGCCCTGTGGGTTACTGTATGTTTATACAGTACTCTTGTGACGATGAAAGATCAACTCTATTTTCGGAAAGTGTCTCGCAATTTTTATTCTTAGTCGCGTCAAAAATAAAATTCATCTTGCTCGTAAGACATAAGTTGCCTATTTTCGTCATTAGCGGATCCGTTACTGTAAATCATTCTTTTACCTTATGATTTAAAAGGAATTTTATGAGAGCACTCTCTTATGACAGGATCTATAAATCGCAAGAATATTTGGCATCTTTGGGGACGATTCAGTATCGATCTTTATTCGGCAGCTATAGCCTGACCGTGGAAGATACCGTTTTTGCGATGGTGGCGAATGGCGAGCTCTATCTCCGCGCCTGTGAACAAAGCGTATCCTATTGTGTGAAGCATCCCCCTGTCTGGCTCACGTTTATGAAATGTGGACGCCCCGTTATACTCAACTATTATCGGGTCGATGAAAGCCTCTGGCGCGATCAGCAGCAACTGGTACGTTTATCGAAGTTTTCTCTTGAAGCGGCAATGAAAGAAAAACATAGCCGTTTTTCACAGCACAGGCTCAAAGATCTTCCCAATATGACCTTCCATCTGGAAACATTGCTCAATGAGTCAGGGATAAAGGACGAGAGCATGTTACGCGTACTAGGCGCTAAAATATGCTGGCTGAGGCTGCGACAAAATAATCCGTTGCTAACGGTAAAGATCCTGTATGCGTTGGAAGGCGCCATTGTTGGCGTACATGAGGCGGCGCTCCCGACAAATCGTCGCCAGGAGCTTGCCGACTGGGTGCATTCGCTTACGGCTGCGCAAGCCCGGTAGAAGGCGGCGGTGAAATTTGCCGTTGCAGGCGCCCGATTTCGGGCAATAAAGCAATGAGCAACCCAATTTGTTGCACTACCAAAGGTTCTTTGCTGTCCGGACGTGTTTCCAGAGACTGGACTCGCTGCTTGAGACCCTCCAGCGCCTGGTGTACACGTTGTTCGTCTTCCGGTTGATGATGGAGCGCGTCATCAACATAGCAGACGGCGTCATCCAGAAGCCCTAACACGTCCGGATTACTGAGCTTTTCACGATGCGCGCCGAGGGCGGAAATATAGCTGGTAAAAGTATGGTTGAGGCAAAGGAGTCTGAATGCCGCTTCCCGCGTTTCGGCCGTAACATCGGGTTCGCTCGACATATTGGAGACAACAGATGCCAGTTCCGCATCGCGATTGTGCGCATCGCGTCTGGCAATACGGTAGGCCAGTCGGTTGTCCCGGCCCTGATGATATTGCTCAAGAATCGCATCAAGGTAGCGGCAATTCGCATCGGTGGCGCGCTGGAGTACTCTGGGAAGGTTGCGAAAACGCCAGTCCGGCCAAATAAAGCTGACTGCAGCCCAGGCGATAGCGCAGCCAAGCAGTGTGTCAATCACGCGCGGTAACGCCACCTCAAAGCCTTCGCCCAGGAGATTAAAGCAGAGCAATACTAACAGGGTAATAAACATGGTGGCATGAGCATACTGCACATTACGGAATGCAAAGAAAAGCACGCCGGTAATGACCAGCAGAACTAACTGTCCTTCGAGCGAAGGAACAAACCATAAAATCGGCAGGCCGATGGCAACACCTACCAGCGTACCGATGATTCTGAGCGCAAGGCGATGGCGGGTTGCATTATAGTTAGGCTGGCAAACGAACAGACTGGTAAGCAATATCCAGTATCCGTGACGCATTCCGGTAATCTGAATCAGAGCATAACCCACGCATAAGACCAGCGACATGCGTACCGCATGGCGGAAGAGAGCGGACTCCGGAGTAAAGTTACGGCTCAGACGTAGCCAGATGTCGCTAAACCCATGCAGGCTATCATCGGCCAACTGGTTTTCTGTTTCATTACGTGGCATCGCCTGCGCTTGTTCCGATTCAATGGTCGCCAGTTGTGCGTCGATGGCGCGCAGGTTGGTTAATAAGAATCCCAGCGTATTCAGTAATTCCGGAGACGCGCAGCTGGTGCGCATCCGGTCAAGCGCGGCGTCAATATGGGTAAAGGCGCGTTCAAACCGTGGATCATGTTGGTACGGTGTACGCAGTAAGATACAGCGTGCCAGCTGAGTACAGGCCTGTGCCTGCATCGACATCAGACGCTGAAAGCGAAACATGACGTCGCTGTGGCGAAAATGGTCGCGTAATGTCTGATATTGAATATGCGACGAGCTGGCGCGTTCATGAATATCCTGCGCGACAAAATAGTAGTGGAGAGTGCGGCGCGTACCGCGTTGACCGCGATCGCCGCGCAGGCGGGTTAATAACGATACTTTCGTTTGATTCAACGTCGCCATCAGTTGCCCGTTTGCTAACGCTAAGTCGTACAGCGGTGCCTGGCTTTCATCTTCGATATCCGGGTCAAACAGGCGGGATTTCAGATCCAGATAGTGCGCCAACTGTTCGTAACTGCGTGCCAGGTTATCCTGCAAAGGGCGGATCGGAAACAGCAGGTGTCCGGTGAGTGTCAGCAGGTTGTACCATACTGCGCCCGCCAGAAGGAGTAAGGGCTGCTGATACCAGTGTTCATATAAAGAAGTACCCAGCATCGTGTAGATGGCAATGAGTAAGGCCCCGAACGCGATGGTGGCATAACGTTGTCCTAATCCTCCCAACAGAATAAATCCGCTGGTGGATAAGGTTAAACCTAACGCAAATAGCCATGGCCAGGGAAAGAGTACTTCTACAGAAGCAGAAGCGATAAAAAAGCAGATTAAGGTAATAATTAAATTACGCAAGCGTCCGGTAAGACGGTCATCGAGATCGGTGAGTGCCGCGGCGACCATACCGAGCGTGAGCGGGATGGTGAGTTTGACCTCGCCCAGCCACCAGGGCAGGGCGGTAGTGCCGCACAGAGCGATAAAAATACGTATGTAATACAGCCAGGTACTGTTCCAGGTATAACGGCGAATCAGCGGACTTAACATAAAGGCTATTTGTCCCGGTCATTCAAAACGGCGGCGCGCGTTTGCTTCCCGTGCGGCGCGAGCGGTTTCTACAGAGACGACGCGGCGCCCGACGGGCCAAAGCGCGATCGCGGCAATTTTAAAGTTCGCAATACCGACAGGTATCCCGATGATGGTGATACACTGCGCGATACCGGAAGCGATGTGCATCAGGCATAGCCACCAGCCGAAACAAAGTAACCAGAAAATATTCAGCAGTGTACCGCCTGTATTCATGAATACGTTTTTTCCCGCCGGGTTGAGTTCGTCAACGTGAATAGCCTCATTGCCGTAAGGGAACAGGGAAAGTTTGGTAATCTCCCAGCATGAGCGGGTTAACGGCAGGGTAAAGATAAGCACAATACTGACAAGCGTGGCCAGCAGCCAGGCCAGCGTGGTGGCAAAGCCGCCCAGTACAAAGTTTAAAATATTCAAAACGGTACGCATAAACCCTCGGTTCATTCCGGTTTTCTATTCCTGTGGGCATTGTAACGTTTTTTTAGACTGGAGCACGTTTTCTCTGGCGGTTACACTGATAAGCACATCTTTACATCTGGATTCGCTGAGTCATGGAACTGAAAGCAACCACTCTTGGAAAACGCCTGGCGCAACACCCCTATGATCGCGCTGAGATACTGAACGCTGGGGTGAAAGTGTCCGGCGAACGACATGAATATCTTATTCCATTCAACCAGTTATTAGCGATTCACTGTAAACGTGGGCTGGTGTGGGGCGAGCTGGAGTTTGTCCTCCCGGAGGATAAAGTTGTACGTTTGCACGGCACTGAGTGGTCGGCAACCCAGCAATTTCACCGTCATCTGGATGCACACTGGCGTCGCTGGAGCCGGGAAATGAGTGATGTTGCCGCGCAGGCATTACAAGAACAATGGGCGCGGATTAGTGAACGAACGGGCGAAAACCAATGGCTTACCCGTGAGCGGGTTCGGGGACTGGAACACGAAATTCGTCAGATGTTCGCCGCCTTGCCGCTACCTGTCTCACGCCTTGAGGAGTTTGATAACTGCCGTGAAATGTGGCGTAACTGTCTGGCGTGGTTACAGGATAGCGAGCGAAGCCGGCAGCAACACAATCAGGCATATACCGATGCTATGCTGGAAACGCACACTGACTTTTTTACACAGATAGAGTCCTCTCCGCTTAATCCTTCCCAGGCCAGGGCGGTGGTCAATGGCGAATCATCGTTACTGGTGCTGGCAGGGGCGGGCAGCGGCAAGACGTCAGTGTTGGTGGCGCGGGCGGGCTGGCTGCTGGCGCGCGGGCAAGCCAGTGCCGGGCAGATTCTCCTGCTGGCAT
The Salmonella bongori NCTC 12419 DNA segment above includes these coding regions:
- a CDS encoding YccF domain-containing protein gives rise to the protein MRTVLNILNFVLGGFATTLAWLLATLVSIVLIFTLPLTRSCWEITKLSLFPYGNEAIHVDELNPAGKNVFMNTGGTLLNIFWLLCFGWWLCLMHIASGIAQCITIIGIPVGIANFKIAAIALWPVGRRVVSVETARAAREANARRRFE
- the sulA gene encoding SOS-induced cell division inhibitor SulA, yielding MYTSGYANRSSSFPTTTHNAARATTENVAAGLVSEVVYREDQPMMAQLLLLPLLRQLGQQSRWQLWLTPQQKLSREWVQSAGLPLTKVMQISQLAPRHTLTSMIRALRTGNYSVVIGWLAEELTEEEHASLVEAANVGNAVGFIMRSVSAHSLPRRQHSGLKIHSNLYH
- the ompA gene encoding porin OmpA, translating into MKKTAIAIAVALAGFATVAQAAPKDNTWYAGAKLGWSQYHDTGFIPNNGPTHENQLGAGAFGGYQVNPYVGFEMGYDWLGRMPYKGDNINGAYKAQGVQLTAKLGYPITDDLDVYTRLGGMVWRADTKSNAPGYSTKDHDTGVSPVFAGGIEYAITPEIATRLEYQWTNNIGDANTIGTRPDNGLLSVGVSYRFGQEEAAPVVAPAPAPAPEVQTKHFTLKSDVLFNFNKATLKPEGQQALDQLYSQLSNLDPKDGSVVVLGFTDRIGSDAYNQGLSEKRAQSVVDYLISKGIPANKISARGMGESNPVTGNTCDNVKARAALIDCLAPDRRVEIEVKGIKDVVTQPQA
- the yccS gene encoding YccS family putative transporter → MLSPLIRRYTWNSTWLYYIRIFIALCGTTALPWWLGEVKLTIPLTLGMVAAALTDLDDRLTGRLRNLIITLICFFIASASVEVLFPWPWLFALGLTLSTSGFILLGGLGQRYATIAFGALLIAIYTMLGTSLYEHWYQQPLLLLAGAVWYNLLTLTGHLLFPIRPLQDNLARSYEQLAHYLDLKSRLFDPDIEDESQAPLYDLALANGQLMATLNQTKVSLLTRLRGDRGQRGTRRTLHYYFVAQDIHERASSSHIQYQTLRDHFRHSDVMFRFQRLMSMQAQACTQLARCILLRTPYQHDPRFERAFTHIDAALDRMRTSCASPELLNTLGFLLTNLRAIDAQLATIESEQAQAMPRNETENQLADDSLHGFSDIWLRLSRNFTPESALFRHAVRMSLVLCVGYALIQITGMRHGYWILLTSLFVCQPNYNATRHRLALRIIGTLVGVAIGLPILWFVPSLEGQLVLLVITGVLFFAFRNVQYAHATMFITLLVLLCFNLLGEGFEVALPRVIDTLLGCAIAWAAVSFIWPDWRFRNLPRVLQRATDANCRYLDAILEQYHQGRDNRLAYRIARRDAHNRDAELASVVSNMSSEPDVTAETREAAFRLLCLNHTFTSYISALGAHREKLSNPDVLGLLDDAVCYVDDALHHQPEDEQRVHQALEGLKQRVQSLETRPDSKEPLVVQQIGLLIALLPEIGRLQRQISPPPSTGLAQP
- a CDS encoding TfoX/Sxy family DNA transformation protein, with amino-acid sequence MRALSYDRIYKSQEYLASLGTIQYRSLFGSYSLTVEDTVFAMVANGELYLRACEQSVSYCVKHPPVWLTFMKCGRPVILNYYRVDESLWRDQQQLVRLSKFSLEAAMKEKHSRFSQHRLKDLPNMTFHLETLLNESGIKDESMLRVLGAKICWLRLRQNNPLLTVKILYALEGAIVGVHEAALPTNRRQELADWVHSLTAAQAR